The following coding sequences are from one Paenibacillus stellifer window:
- the ade gene encoding adenine deaminase, whose product MVFTRKPLADCIPALVATARGDLAATLVITGGKLVNVVSGEILDGMSVGIQEGRIAYVGKDVSHLIGEHTKIIDAAGKYIAPGLLDGHCHIESTQLTVTEFAHAVLPLGTTGGFFDAHEIANVFGLKGIKLMLEEMRQTPLAAYMQVASCVPSAGPEFETTGASIGPKEVAEAFTWGDDVIALGEVMNFPGVVYGDEKMIGEIQATLRAGKYADGHFTWPSDDWRLPVYAAAGITGDHECVTAEDVIERVRLGMYAKMRRGSAWHDVAKTITAHTEYGIDTRRMMLVTDDRSSESLRDEGHMDFVVRHAIAQGVKPVTAFQMATINTAERFGVARDIGSITPGNLADIILLDGNLADVNVVMTIAAGSVVAENGVMTAELAPYAYPPEVLASVHLPKRPTAEDFVIPAPVESGSVQTRVIKVLENHVETMERILTLPVENGKLQVRDGLCKIAVLERHKGTGNKSVGVVDGVGFLEPAAIAMTVAHDSHNILVIGSDDEMMALAANAVADAQGGVAVITGSGTTLFPLAIAGLMSAEPFEVAAAQSAAVSKALYDAGCTLNYAFMTLSLLALAVIPTLRLSDKGLVRITPEDGIQLVSLFSEEGVNASI is encoded by the coding sequence ATGGTGTTTACAAGAAAACCTTTGGCTGATTGCATTCCGGCTCTGGTGGCCACGGCCCGCGGCGATTTGGCGGCTACGCTGGTCATTACGGGCGGCAAGCTGGTCAATGTCGTGTCCGGAGAAATTCTGGACGGCATGTCCGTTGGCATTCAGGAAGGACGCATCGCCTATGTCGGCAAGGATGTCTCGCATCTGATCGGCGAGCATACCAAAATAATCGACGCAGCGGGAAAATATATCGCTCCCGGACTGCTCGACGGGCACTGTCATATCGAGAGCACACAGCTTACCGTGACCGAATTCGCGCACGCCGTACTGCCGCTGGGCACGACGGGCGGCTTCTTCGACGCCCATGAGATTGCCAATGTCTTTGGCCTCAAAGGCATTAAACTGATGCTGGAGGAGATGCGGCAGACGCCGCTCGCGGCCTATATGCAGGTTGCGTCCTGCGTGCCTTCGGCAGGGCCGGAATTTGAGACAACTGGCGCCTCCATCGGCCCCAAGGAAGTTGCCGAGGCGTTCACCTGGGGCGACGACGTGATTGCGCTTGGCGAAGTGATGAACTTCCCGGGCGTCGTCTACGGCGACGAGAAGATGATCGGCGAGATCCAGGCTACGCTGCGCGCTGGCAAATACGCAGACGGCCATTTCACATGGCCATCTGACGACTGGCGGCTGCCTGTCTATGCGGCAGCCGGCATTACCGGCGATCATGAGTGTGTGACCGCCGAGGATGTGATCGAGCGCGTACGGCTCGGCATGTACGCGAAGATGCGCCGCGGCTCGGCCTGGCATGATGTCGCCAAGACGATTACGGCGCATACCGAGTACGGCATCGATACCCGCCGGATGATGCTCGTCACCGACGACCGCAGCTCGGAGTCGCTGCGGGATGAGGGCCATATGGATTTCGTCGTCCGTCATGCTATCGCTCAAGGCGTCAAGCCGGTGACCGCCTTCCAGATGGCGACGATCAACACGGCCGAGCGCTTCGGCGTCGCCCGCGATATCGGCTCGATTACACCGGGCAACCTCGCCGACATTATCCTGCTGGACGGCAATCTGGCCGATGTGAACGTCGTGATGACGATTGCCGCCGGATCGGTCGTCGCCGAGAACGGCGTAATGACCGCGGAGCTTGCGCCGTATGCCTATCCTCCCGAGGTGCTGGCTTCGGTTCATCTGCCGAAGCGGCCAACGGCGGAGGACTTCGTCATTCCGGCTCCGGTGGAATCGGGCTCCGTCCAGACCCGTGTCATCAAGGTGCTTGAGAATCACGTCGAGACGATGGAGCGGATTCTGACCCTGCCTGTTGAGAACGGCAAGCTTCAAGTGCGTGACGGCCTCTGCAAAATCGCCGTCCTGGAACGGCACAAAGGCACGGGCAACAAGTCGGTCGGCGTCGTCGACGGCGTCGGCTTCCTGGAGCCTGCCGCTATCGCCATGACCGTTGCCCACGACAGCCACAACATCCTCGTCATCGGCAGCGATGACGAGATGATGGCTCTCGCCGCGAACGCGGTCGCCGACGCGCAGGGCGGAGTCGCCGTGATCACCGGCTCCGGCACGACGCTGTTCCCGCTCGCAATCGCGGGACTGATGTCCGCAGAGCCGTTTGAAGTTGCCGCCGCCCAGTCGGCTGCCGTCAGCAAGGCTCTGTACGATGCGGGCTGTACGCTGAACTATGCGTTCATGACGCTGTCGCTGCTGGCGCTGGCCGTCATTCCGACGCTTCGCCTGTCCGATAAAGGACTGGTGCGAATCACACCGGAGGATGGCATCCAGCTCGTTTCACTCTTCTCTGAAGAGGGAGTTAATGCCTCCATCTGA
- a CDS encoding pyridoxal-phosphate-dependent aminotransferase family protein, translated as MKRFEDLSPSLRCIMTPGPVEVDPRVLRAMSFPVLGQFDPEFTNIMNETMGMLRELFATGNQWAYPVDGTSRSGIEATMVSLIAPGDRVLIPIYGRFGHLLHEIAERCGAEVYTIEKPWGSVFAPEEIIAEMRKVKPQVVAMVHGETSTGRLQPLEGIGEACREMDALLIVDAVATIGGVPVETDAWKLDAVIGGTQKCLSVPSGMSPITYNERAEAKVLSRKQVERGLRTDDSKLGGMSPVRSNYFDLGMLQDYWSPLRLNHHTEMTSMLYALREGLRLVLEEGLEARFARHLLHEQALVAGLEAMEMKLYGNPDCKMPMVTCVTIPEGVDGEAVRSMLLDDFGIEIASSFGPLKGQIWRIGTMGFSCRKNNVLRVLGGLEAALLRQGCKLPAGLALQAALDVYEQV; from the coding sequence ATGAAGCGGTTTGAAGATTTGTCGCCGTCGCTGCGGTGCATCATGACGCCCGGACCGGTGGAGGTGGACCCGCGCGTGCTGCGCGCGATGTCTTTTCCGGTGCTGGGACAATTTGATCCCGAGTTTACGAATATTATGAATGAGACGATGGGGATGCTGCGGGAGCTGTTCGCCACAGGCAACCAGTGGGCCTACCCGGTGGACGGAACATCCCGTTCAGGCATCGAGGCGACCATGGTCAGCCTGATTGCGCCCGGAGACCGGGTGCTGATTCCGATATACGGGCGCTTCGGCCATCTGCTGCATGAAATCGCCGAGCGCTGCGGAGCCGAGGTGTATACGATCGAAAAGCCATGGGGCAGCGTATTCGCGCCGGAGGAAATCATCGCGGAGATGCGCAAGGTGAAGCCGCAGGTCGTCGCCATGGTGCATGGCGAAACCTCGACCGGACGTCTGCAGCCGCTGGAGGGGATCGGAGAGGCCTGCCGTGAGATGGACGCTCTGTTGATCGTCGACGCGGTGGCGACCATCGGCGGCGTGCCCGTCGAGACGGATGCCTGGAAGCTGGACGCCGTCATTGGCGGAACGCAGAAATGCCTGTCTGTACCGTCCGGCATGTCGCCGATTACCTACAACGAGCGGGCCGAAGCGAAGGTGCTCTCCCGCAAGCAGGTGGAGCGCGGCCTGCGGACGGATGACTCGAAGCTCGGCGGCATGTCGCCGGTGCGGAGCAATTATTTTGACCTCGGCATGCTTCAGGATTATTGGAGCCCGCTGCGCCTCAATCATCATACCGAAATGACTTCCATGCTCTATGCGCTTCGCGAGGGGCTGCGGCTTGTACTGGAGGAAGGGCTGGAGGCCCGCTTCGCCCGGCATCTGCTGCATGAGCAGGCGCTGGTAGCGGGTCTTGAGGCAATGGAGATGAAGCTGTACGGCAATCCGGATTGCAAAATGCCGATGGTCACCTGTGTGACCATTCCGGAAGGCGTGGACGGCGAAGCCGTCCGCTCGATGCTGCTGGACGATTTCGGCATTGAAATCGCGAGCTCCTTCGGCCCGTTGAAGGGGCAGATCTGGAGAATCGGCACGATGGGCTTCAGCTGCCGCAAGAATAATGTGCTGCGGGTGCTTGGAGGACTTGAAGCCGCGCTGCTGCGGCAGGGCTGCAAGCTGCCTGCGGGACTTGCGCTCCAGGCCGCGCTTGATGTCTACGAGCAGGTTTAG
- a CDS encoding IDEAL domain-containing protein yields MIRLETNDIVSIAKKQIASIFKMEPLELRFVNDFQGEKNLLVDDKLHLTNRHYWAKVMDCVFENQVRPVLMCEVLYFLRNEYLESEIDLKFSFDFSSSDHVEAAAVAEVNFNDQTELGPNEIAELIDFALALQDKQWFEELTKKYKELTA; encoded by the coding sequence ATGATCAGATTGGAAACGAACGATATCGTGAGCATCGCCAAGAAGCAGATTGCGAGCATTTTCAAGATGGAGCCGCTTGAGCTGAGATTTGTCAATGATTTTCAAGGAGAGAAGAACCTCCTGGTTGACGACAAGCTTCATCTGACCAATCGGCACTACTGGGCGAAGGTGATGGATTGTGTGTTCGAGAATCAGGTCAGACCGGTATTGATGTGCGAAGTGCTGTACTTCCTGCGCAATGAGTACCTGGAGAGTGAAATCGACCTGAAGTTCTCCTTCGACTTCTCCTCTAGCGATCATGTGGAAGCCGCTGCGGTTGCGGAAGTGAATTTCAACGACCAGACGGAGCTTGGTCCGAATGAAATCGCCGAACTGATCGACTTCGCGCTGGCTCTTCAGGATAAGCAGTGGTTCGAAGAACTGACCAAGAAATACAAAGAACTGACCGCGTGA